In Canis lupus dingo isolate Sandy chromosome 1, ASM325472v2, whole genome shotgun sequence, a single genomic region encodes these proteins:
- the PSMD8 gene encoding 26S proteasome non-ATPase regulatory subunit 8 codes for MFVKGRTPRAPPRERLNANGGGRRPAAVAPPPALGSTSRPHFRRVSVCRRRCRKAGRRFAASRKMAATAVNGAPGASGSGPAAASGAVLQVAAGMYEQLKGEWNRKSPNLSKCGEELGRLKLVLLELNFLPTTGTKLTKQQLILARDILEIGAQWSILRKDIPSFERYMAQLKCYYFDYKEQLPESAYMHQLLGLNLLFLLSQNRVAEFHTELERLPAKDIQTNVYIKHPVSLEQYLMEGSYNKVFLAKGNIPAESYTFFIDILLDTIRDEIAGCIEKAYEKILFTEATRILFFNTPKKMTDYAKKRGWVLGLNNYYSFASQQQKPEDTTIPSTELAKQVIEYARQLEMIV; via the exons ATGTTCGTTAAGGGCCGGACTCCCAGGGCACCTCCCCGAGAGCGACTAAACGCTAACGGCGGCGGGCGGAGGCCTGCAGCCgtagccccgcccccggcgctgGGCTCCACCTCCCGGCCCCACTTCCGCCGGGTGAGCGTCTGTCGGCGTCGCTGCCGTAAGGCGGGCCGGAGGTTTGCCGCATCACGGAAGATGGCGGCCACGGCGGTGAACGGGGCGCCGGGCGCCTCGGGCTCGGGCCCTGCGGCGGCCTCGGGCGCAGTCCTGCAGGTCGCGGCCGGCATGTACGAGCAACTTAAGGGCGAGTGGAACCGTAAAAGCCCCAATCTTAGCAAGTGCGGTGAAGAGCTGGGCCGTCTCAAG CTGGTTCTGCTGGAACTCAACTTCTTGCCAACCACAGGGACCAAACTGACCAAACAGCAGCTCATTCTGGCCC GTGACATTCTGGAGATTGGGGCCCAGTGGAGCATCCTGCGCAAGGACATCCCCTCCTTCGAGCGCTACATGGCCCAGCTCAAATGCTACTACTTTGATTACAA GGAGCAACTCCCCGAGTCAGCCTACATGCACCAGCTCTTGGGCCTCAACCTCCTCTTCCTGCTATCCCAGAACCGGGTAGCTGAGTTCCACACAGAGTTGGAGCGGCTGCCTGCCAAGGACATCCAGACCAATGTATACATCAAGCATCCCGTGTCCCTGGAGCAA TACCTGATGGAGGGCAGCTATAACAAGGTGTTCCTGGCCAAAGGCAACATCCCTGCTGAGAGCTATACCTTCTTCATTGACATCTTGCTTGACACGATCAG GGATGAGATTGCTGGGTGCATCGAGAAGGCCTATGAGAAAATCCTTTTCACTGAGGCCACCCGGATCCTCTTCTTCAACACACCCAAAAAGATGACGGACTACGCCAAGAAG CGAGGGTGGGTTCTGGGCCTCAACAACTACTACAGCTTTGCCAGCCAGCAGCAGAAGCCAGAAGACACCACCATCCCCTCCACGGAACTGGCCAAACAGGTCATCGAGTATGCCCGGCAGCTGGAGATGATCGTCTGA